atttcgtactcagtcatattcatgcattcatatcatatctcaatctcagttgttgtttattgatacatcatatcattgttgtcggggtagtttcatgacattgtgagccctgagtgagactggagagattgatgactgagtaaaACCAAGGGCCTAATTGTGGGTTATTGATACTATAtcatgtgagttgtccgtacaacacgtgagttgtccgtgcagtacGTGGGTTGTCCTTGCGGATTCTGATATTGAGACTAtaacacatgagttgtccgtgcggattctgatattgatactatagcgcgtgagttgtccgtgcagattatagcgtttgggctgaaggagcccctccggagtctgcacacccccaatgagcacagtcgactatgtgtgtgtgtgtgtgcatatatatatatatatatatatatatatatatatatatatatatatatatatatagatcgggttgTACGTTGCAACGAGTATtgtacagtgctgagtgattgagtgtgctgagtattgagcacGATAAGAGATAATGTGAGACAGTGATATTGAGTAccctgagagtgtgagtacatgaatTCATTACTGAGAGGTATTGCATTTGACATAcgtacttgagatacatgcatagagatgcattttccttTTGCTGCCCgattttggtgacattcatgactttacctgtatcttgacatgtaggcatagagatgtactttcctcatgctatctgaaaatgaaatatttaCTTGATGAAAAGTTTTTGGGAAAAGTTACCGTTTttaaacttactcatatttttgacgatttcggtaaaggatttgaattttcactgatatacttgaaaagtgGAAATGTTTCAAAAACTATGAAAAGGCTGAGCATTTATCGCTGAGCTACttctagatttacttgctttacACTGTTAGGAACTATTATTAGTTATTGATGTTGGACCCGATCTATGTTCTAGCTCgccactactttcaacctaaggttaggcttgttatttattgagtatatggggtcggttgtactcatactacactacCTGCACATTGCATGCAGATTTTCGGATGCCGATGTTGTTGTGCATTGCGGGAGTTGGATTCGAAGGTGTATCTGCGTCCCTGTTGTAgatgcctcttgttcatggtagccttagattaaaaaaactctgtttatgtatttttcaaacagaagatgtatttacttcatatcagctttgtaaattctattcttagaagttcatgatttgtactaccagttattggaaaatgtataagattcagatgacttatttgtttaattgtcttattaataTTATTGAACCTGCATAGTTATTAATttgcttacctagcgggttgagttaggtgtcatcacgactagtgaaTTTTGGATCGCGACATTATCAATCTAGATACAACATAATTTATATAGAAACTTGTTATTATAAAGTTAATAAAATTTGAAATTATCAATAATCATCAATCAAAATTTCCGATTAAATAAttatttcaataaaataaaaaatgatggaAATAACAGTATAGCAGGTCATTGAGTTCACTACTATGATCAAGACATCAACCTACAAAGTACTCCAATTAGTACTAATGTAATACGATTGCAACAATAAAAGAAGAGATTTAAAAGGGAAGAAGAAAAATGTCAGGAATTATAAAGTTAGAATACCATTATTTATAATGGACTAAGAATATGGCTTCACGTTGAAACAGAAATTTGAGAAGATGACAGAAACGGAATAGGTCTTCCTTTTTTCTTAATAGATAcatatttgaaaagaaaaaaaaaagaatattaaAAGTCATTTGGTAATTATATGTGCAATTATCATCAATTCCACCTCTCCTTCGAGAATCGGAGAGTGTAATTACTCCCTCTCAATTACACTTAATTTCATACTAACAATAATTATTTGGCCAAACAAACAAATCAAACCGTATAATAGCACTTAATTACACCTAAATTCAATACATGGCGGCTTTCTAAACATGCTCTAAAAGTACGTTCAAGTATGTGGTGAATTCTAATATTATATTGGAGGTTGGAGGActactttttcttttttgggaAACATGAATATTTACATTAATACTAAAGATGTTCAGTAATATACCATTTCAAGGAAACATCACTTAAGACActtgaaccaaaaaaaaaaatcacctaAGACATTTTAACTGCCAAATTCAGCCATCTTAATCAAAACATTATTCGAAATAAGTCTAAAAAAATATGTTGATACTAATTAATCACGAcataaaatttcacataaaaataatCTAGTTTTTGGTTAGCTGCATAAAGAACAAATAATAACCACATAATTAACATAGCATTTGGTTGGGTATATAAGAAAAAAACTAATCATCAAATTACTGAACAATCTGTTTGGCAGTATTAGATAATAGTTGTATTAAGTTGTACGAAATAGAATGTAGAACAAGAATACGTGtattaataatataaaaattatattatttaaagaaaaaaatttgGTAACAATCTCAATATTTTTGCCACTGTTAATAAATATAACCGAATAAATAAGTTACTTATCACTTTTACCATATTGCTAATTACTAATTATCATCAaattaattacctaataagtagCCTAATTATCTTAATAATTTTGAAATTAACCTGCATAAAactttgaattttatttaaaagaggGGTAGTCTAAAGTTTTTTTCTTAATTTAGAGGAAAGGTctccaattttctttaaaatttctccatttattttttctaaattCTAAACAATTTTATAGGAGTAGGATTTTGAAAAGGCATATACCTCTAGGGTTTCTTGAATAACCCCATATATAAATTCCCACTATTGTCTCTCTTCAGACCCTCTTTcgttacagcctcatactctctCTTCCACAGTCGCAAATCTCAATTCCTTTTAACTCTTCAACAATGGCTGTAACCTTCTCAGATCTCCACACTGAATCTGGTCTCAAGTCCGTTAACGACCATCTTTCCGGAAAAACTTATATATCCGGGTAAATATTTCAGATACTTACAGTGTGTtaatttcttgaaattttttattttgatcttttttgacccttttttgttttgttgcaGAGATCAATTGACAAAGGACGATATTAAGGTATATGGGGCAGTTTTGGAACAACCCAGTTCAGATCTATACCCCAATGCTAGCCAATGGTACCAAGCTGTTTCTGCAAAACTTGCGTCAAGGTataatttttgatttttccaATTGTTTGCCGCTGAAAGTTCAAATCTTTAGTGGGTATTTTATTGTCTTTGCGACTAATGATGAATGTTGGCGATTAGTTTTCCTGGAAAAGCTGTGGGTGTGAGAGTTGGAAGCCAAGCTGCTCCTGCTGAAGCTGCTCCAGCTAAGGAAGCTGCTAAGGTAATTAATTTCATGTTTAAGTATGTATTTTTCTGGCATTGGCCACCTTTATTTTGCTTATACCATGTAGAGGAGATCTGTGGCAATAAGTTTAATTTGCAATTAATTTTATCCAAAGTAATTTGTGTGTTGGAGAAATAGGTTTGATATTAAATATCAAGATCCAAAATTTGTTCTAATAATCTCTAGGGATGTTTATTATATTTGAGGATAAGAGTATGTTAAATCAATGAAAAGATTCACATGTTTTTTGAATGTTGCCTAAGTAAGATTTAAGTCTTGTTGTGACAATAAAACTCCATCAATTGACATtgattttgtttttctgttgACTGTATTGAGAACAGTTGGTGAAAAAGACcccttaagttttttttttaaaagacaaAAGACCTTGTTTCGTTCTAGAAGTAATCAGTGGACTTTAATTTAAAGAGACACTTGGTCTTTTAAGAGAAAAGGGCTCCTAAGTTTTTTTTCATAAAGTAAAGAGACACTTTTAGGATTTAAGGTTTATGAGGTTGGACTACATATTTTAAAAGTCCCCAGGAATTTCTTTTATCTACACAAAGGCCTATAGATACGGAAGCCAAAAAGTCTACCAAGAAAGGAAATCCCTAGTTTTTCAGCTAGCCTAGTTTTGTACAAACAGCCACACGTCGTCTTGAATAACCCTAGATTTTTTATTTATGCTAAAACAACACAAGTTATTTAAACTCTATAGTTTGTTTTATACAAGTAATATGCAAACACACATTCTTTGTATAAGAAGCCACATGTTGTTTAAACAAGCCAAGGAGTAAACAACCATGAGTTGTTTAGGGTTGTTTAAACTACCTGTGGCTGTTTAATGAACTACCCTATCTgcaaaaatcttgaaaaataggATTCGaccaacaaaataaaagaagaaaaggttaaatattttaaaaaaaatagccaaatttcaGTTCAGATCTGGTTGTGAGAGCCTTTtataaaagaagaggaagaggaagaagaagaggagagagGGAATGACGGGTTTTGGGATTTCAAATTTGTGGTATTAGGGGTTGAGTAATGAGATCTTATTATATATGAGGATAACCAAAAACTTTCCGAAAAAGATTATCTCACTTCCCTACATAAAATCTCAAATTTGAAATTCCTGTTCTTTCTCCTCTCCTTCCTCATCACCCTCTTCTTCGGgctcctttcttcttcttcttcctcctctttgtttacttcttctctctcttcttcATCCCCTCCTTCCTTATTTGGAACTGTGAGAGGAAGAAGGGTGGGATTTGGGGAGGTGAGAGAATGGTTTAAACAACCCTAAATAACATGTCGTTGGTTAGTATAAAAAATGTGGTTGTTTAAACAATCACAGGCTGTTTAAACAAACCACAAACAACCTCTGATTGGTTGTTTTAATTTAAACAACTTGTGGTTGTTTAAACAACCCGTGGCCTTGGTGTAAGTAAAATAACTTTTGGGCCTTTAGGTCTAAATGGGATCAAACCATATTAACCCTTTATCTTAAAAGTGTCAGCCGTCTTTTCTATTTAAAGAGCCCTTAGCTTTAAATGTCTTTTCCCTTTTCTGGGCAATATTTTTAGAGATGTGTTGAATTTaatggaaaataataaaaaagaagagGATAATATTGATGAGGCAGTGAGATGACTTCCACTACAGTGGCACCCAGTACATCAAACCAAAAACAAACTAGTCAAAATTACCTTGAAGGGTTTGTAGATTTAAGGCAGTTCATCAAAGGAAATGACAATATATAGTACATAAGATTAAATTGACACTATTTTTCTGAAAACTACCACGTAAGATCTCTTATATTGCCTACCTATTTTGTAGTTAGACATCTAAGGATGTGTTTGTATGGGCTCTTTGTCTTTGAAGACCTCCTTGTATATGGTATGCATATTTTACAAACACATAATTCATACAAACTAAATAAAGTATGTGCCAGCTGCACTGCTCAGGAGTTACGTTCCAAGAGCTTTGACCTGCCAATCTTACTCTTTAGTTGACCGATTTACTTTATCATGTAGGACTGTTATAGTGGATAGTGTTCATTCATTTAGTAAGGAACTGTTGATTTTGTCTACGTTCAAGTGTAGTTTGACACATTGGATGTCTGCAGGCTGCCGATGATGACGACGATGATGATATTGATCTCTTTGGAGAAGAGACAGAGGAGGAAAAGAAGGCAGCAGAAGCAAGGGAGGCTACTAAGGCATCTACCAAGAAGAAAGAGAGTGAGCTTTGACATTTCCTTCTCAATTGCTTTTCATAATAATACAATACACAATTACTTTGATATGTGCAAGACATTTACCTTATAAAGTGATTGCCTGAAtaaaaaaggaagataagaggcaGTGCAAGGAAAATGCATAACATTTCAGAACTGGAATATAGAAGGAAAATATATTTTAGCTCAATTAAATCTTCAATCAGCTTAATTCTGTTGTATTCTTTCTTTTGCAGGTGGAAAGTCATCCATTCTTTTGGACGTTAAGCCTTGGGATGATGAAACTGACATGAAGAAACTGGAGGAGGCTGTTCGCAGTGTTCAGCAAGAAGGGCTTACTTGGGGAGCATGTATGACTTTTTATTTCCATTGCACACTCTTTAACCGTGCTCTAACTGATTATATATTAGCATTTGGTTACTGACAAATCTGTTCTTGCCGTCTCTTTGACAGCCAAATTGGTCCCAGTTGGCTATGGGATTAAGAAATTGCAGATTATGCTCACCATCGTGGATGACCTTGTCTCGGTGGACACTCTCGTTGAGGAAAAACTAACAGTAGAGCCTATCAATGAATACGTGCAGAGCTGTGATATTGTTGCCTTCAACAAAATATAAGTTCAATGCAACAAGGAACTTCCTATCTTGGCTTGAGCCTTGTTCAGGCTGTAATTTTGCTAGTTTTTGAGTTCTGATACTTTATATTTGTTTCTTCTAGCATTTTTATCCTTCATCTTCTGGTCAACCGTGTTTAGTGGTGAGAATGGGTATTTAAGTTACTTCAATGTTACTCTTTCTCAATTGAATTTTAATATTAAACATGTCTcaattttcacaaaaaaaaatcaCCTCAAGTTATGCCTTTTTTGTTGATCTTGTTTGCCATTTTGATTAGATTAGGTACATTATTATGACAAAGCTATGGTCTACTTCAATATCCCTCTTAATATGGGTAATATGTATGAATCATGTGAGAAACTGAGAATATGTTCGGGCAAATACAGTCTAAACGTAATATAAATTGCTGGGAAAAAGGTCATATCTATTCCTCTACTTTAGTATATTGTCCACATTTATCCCTAGATTTACTATTGGTCCAAATTGTCCATGTTTATTCCTAACCCTAACGGTTATCCACTGTGGCGAAGGACTACCTCAATAAAAAATGacacataattaaataatccACCCCTTTTCTTTCTTAGTGGGCGTTTGaatataagaattgtaaaattccaaaatagAGGGAAAAAAGTTATTTGAAATTTATAGTTGTAAAATTCCAAGATAGAGGGAAAAAAGTTATTTGAAAAAAGTTATTTGAAATTTATAGTTAtgtttggacataaatataattttgggttgtttttgaagttttgtgagtgaaaattttaaaaaacaaactttctgaagttttttaaattttcaaaaattttcaaaatacattttcaagcGTTTACGAACAATCGCCGATTACAGAAAAAAGTGAAATTtttgtgaaaaaaaagaaaaaatttcttaTGTCAAACGGGCTCTTAATATTTTGTTTTCATTCTAAATTTTAGTTCTTTTTTCCCTACCATCGGAACCCCTCTTCTCCCTTGCCCTCCACCATTACAGTAGGCAATAAAATTTCGCCGGAAAAAATGGTCATTTTCGGTGCCGTGAGAGTAACTGGCCAGGTCACCTCCAGAAAACAATCTATCTCTCTCTCCCTCCTACTATATCCGCCTGCAATCTACCGGAAATTACCCACCACCACTAAAAACCAGATCCGTCTAAATACCACAGGAATCCATCAGATCCCAAAACTCTTTGACCACGATTCACCTTCCATGAATATGGTTGATTTGAACAATACTATACAGTTTATTAACCAAGCCACCATTAAAGTGAGTAATAAAATTTCACCAGAAAAAGGGGTCTCTCTCTCCATTAGCAGTAGCCGGCGCCGACGAGACCAATTGGTCGACTAACCACGGCAAAAACCAGCACTAATCCCGTCTCTGTTATCTCTCTGTTGGAGGAAACTATATGGGGCACTTCTTTACTATGCTACTATAATCTCGTTTACTGTTTCTTCCGCATGTCGCCGACCGTCCTCCGCCATTGCAAAACCCCTCGtaatttctttatttttggaCTTACACACAACCCTTCTCCCGAATTTTCTCAATCACAACGGGCGCACAATTTTGTTGATAAAAATTAATCTCGTTTGGTCTTTAAGTTAGAAGAGAAACACCTGAAAATTGAAAGGTAGTTTTGGTAAAACCCAGGTGGTGGTACATGAAATATTTAgagaagtaatgaaaatgtgtaGTAAATAGTTCTTGTGTGTGGAGAGTTTTGATACAGATCGAAGGAATTTACTGGAGCATTTCGTGGTGGAAAAGATGAGGCTAATATAATTAGGGGAGGGAAAGGGATCAAATggtaggaaaagaaaaagagaaaaagaagtaaaataataaaaagaagagAGATTTAGAGTTAATTATGTGGATTATCTAATTAGGTGCATTTTTTTTATTGAGGGGGTCCTTTGCCACAGTGGACAACCGTTAGGATTGGggatatttttatttataaagaCGTATTTGGACCGATAGTAAAACTAAGGATAAACGTGAATGTTTTACTAAAGTAGCGGGACAAATCTGGCCTTTTTCCCTAAATTGTTTCCATAACAAACAGCCCAACTATAATGATCGTGAATAgcactgaacttacactccaccAACACCAAGCGACCATCTCGTCCACCATAATCTTAACTCGTGTCAGTACAAACTGGAGTCATTTATTCAATATTGCATTTCATAATTTAATCTCAAAACGTTCGATGAAATCTAAAATATAAAACAAACCAAAGCTTAACAACTATAAGTCAAGTACAAATAAAACCAAAAGAGCTACTCACATGAAGCAAACACTAGAAGCACGTCTGGATCACGAAGGTGCATATGCagtcaaaaatattattttcCTGAAACATATGATATTAGCATATCGTCAAGTATCACTATAAAATTGACATATATATCAAACTCATAGCTCATACACTAGAACTTGTAGCTTTATGAAATATTTTAATGATGACAAAAGGTAAAGTGTTAACAACTGAAATTGTTTCTATGGCAGGACAAGTGAAATATATGAAGAAGTCTAAGTTATGTAGAATATCAAAGAGTTGGATGATCCAACATGAAGAAGAGATAAGTCAGATAAAGGAAATGGAGTCCAGCTGAAGTAGTCGAAACAGAAGAACTAGAAAATTGGGTCAATTACCGCATATAACAATTGTTTCAAAACACTTTTCATTAACTGACTGCCAACTTATAAATTTGCACGGTAAAATCATGGTTTGTGATTAAAAAAGGACACATTAGACCTAAAATAACATGAAAAAATATTGAGTACCTACGTAACATCGAGATACCTACGTAACGTCGAAAAGGAAAAGGAAGCCATAACATCGAGATACCTACGTAAGTACAAGTCTAATAAAGACTCCAATTTAGCCCTTTTTACGGTGTATAAGATTCAAAGTCTAAATGATTATGGGTAGACTTAAGGATCAATTTTTTAAGTAATAATTATTTTGGGTAGTCATAactatatattttgtgattaaaTTCCAAGCGGGATTACACATACACCTTTTAAGAGTTTTTAAGAAGACCACAAGATAACACCAGCATATTAGTGTCAAAAATATGATGCATGGTTCATATAAAAGCTATCGTAATATAAGTACGTGTATGAGGTGTGGTGAGTGCAAGAATTACTTTCCTCGACCCTTTAGTAATAAATCATGTAAAGAAATGAAGAATATCCTATTTAGAGGAGGAAACTACTGGGAAACGTTCAAATATAAGTGACATGATAATAAATTAGCAATAAATTGTGGCCTATAATTCTTATTTACTATACTATTATACTttctgtcacacttcctttttgcgcgcctaccccgaaggataaatgtgtgagggagtttttccaatttaaatgacaatattcgaaatgagattatttatttaattcagagtcgccacttgggaaaggtttggcttttggtgtcccaagtcaccggtttatcttgaatcccaattcgaggaaaatattcgactttccaaatgaagtctgcgaaccagaaattctaagtaaggaattctgttgacccgagggaaggtgttaggcacccccgaatcccgtggttctagcacggtcgcttaaattgttataatggctaaatatctgattttaatacatgttatgacttgtgtgcttttttaacttttagccgcttttattattattattattatttttattttattttttataagaatgtgaacatcgtttaaaacatgtctttggattgcgtcacatgaaatgcacccgcaatccggaacacattttattcaatgttttgggatttggatttgggtcgcatgaaatgcacacccgagtttaagaaggtaagattattagaATGCGTGCCTAAAACGACTAACGCGTAGTTATTTTTGGAAAAAGCCGTGaatttcgctaagcggccgatcccgagttctaagtaattaatacatacatttgtgagggccccgcaatctatacgttttactatgcgaggctcatctcatttattttgaCAATGGtcaatcctaaaatgactacatttttctattaaaattagtctctaaaataaagaaagaaaattctaattaattaagagctttcaagagaaaaaaaattaagaaaacgtaacatactaattgctagattaagacatatggaaaggaattttactaaaaaaaaatcgaaattataaaaaaaataagaaatttgataactaatattcaaaagaaatcaaatatagctagattgaagctcgcatt
The Nicotiana sylvestris chromosome 11, ASM39365v2, whole genome shotgun sequence DNA segment above includes these coding regions:
- the LOC104246112 gene encoding elongation factor 1-beta-like; its protein translation is MAVTFSDLHTESGLKSVNDHLSGKTYISGDQLTKDDIKVYGAVLEQPSSDLYPNASQWYQAVSAKLASSFPGKAVGVRVGSQAAPAEAAPAKEAAKAADDDDDDDIDLFGEETEEEKKAAEAREATKASTKKKESGKSSILLDVKPWDDETDMKKLEEAVRSVQQEGLTWGASKLVPVGYGIKKLQIMLTIVDDLVSVDTLVEEKLTVEPINEYVQSCDIVAFNKI